The Danio rerio strain Tuebingen ecotype United States chromosome 19, GRCz12tu, whole genome shotgun sequence genome includes the window taatgcattgaATTAAGAAATGCTTGCATTTTATTCACTTTGATTGCGAGGGTTTGTATTTGTAGGTCCTGAAACGTGTTTGTTTAAGCTGTGAATGTTTCAACTAAATTATTTCACACACATCTTCATACTTGCATTCAATGCTTCATACTCACTTTTCAGAATTCACTTCCAAGATAATCAGTTCTGGTTAAAAATACGCTTTTTGCTAATTTTtggaaacacaaaaaaaaaaaaagatatttagaaaaatgttgggaaAAAACGGCCACTGACATTCATAGCAGCAAAAATACTACAATACtaatgcaaaaaaatacaaatgtattacataataagtcaattggttgtttttttctagctattttcagttttctttgtgttcaacaaaataaaataaaaaattctcgtaaatgaaaaatctttttaaagtgaactgtcccttttaatatgtcattatcattacaatatataatatttgaaGAAATTAAGTTGAGTTAacagtttttacacatttaagtggattaaacgcAAATCAATTAAGTCATCTCCAAAACTGAATTTCCCCTTTAATCTGCTTTTAGATGGACTGAAGATTAATTTGAGGTGATTGAAAGGAGAAAATTGagcattattaataatttaatcaagTATCTGCTctagtttaaattaatatttgtagtcagtttgattggtttaagttgagatgactagaaaagtttgaTTCAACTACAAAAattaaggcagcaagattttattttacagtgaaggaacaaaaaatactgcaataataatattaaaaatactaatataatGCATGTCAATTGGCTGATTCCCCCCAGCTTTTTTCCTGCATATCTGCCTTTGTgttcaacattaaaaaaactcaattttgagtgaactgtccctttaaatatcaCAAACATCACAGCATTAAAGCAAGATGACAACACTTTAGGACCTTATGTGTCATTTCATTGATtgcaactttaaataaatatttattttctacatCATCAGCTTCAGAATCAATCAATAAAAGCTCTGTCaaaattgctgggttccacacaaccaagttgtgttgggacaacatgatgaaattaagttgacttattagtttttgcaaattcaagtaaactgaacataaaacatataAGTCGTCTCCAAAAAAACTCCAGATTTTtggtgtttcagctcattttaaactcCGATGAGACGTTAATGTTGACACGtttttcatttgtgtgtgaactgcccctttaaatatGCCATTATATAATACAGCACGAAAACAAGATGACCACATTGCAGGATTTTATTTGTCACTTCATTGATtacaactttaaaaatatttagtttctaCATCATCtcacacatttaaaacaataatataaagtcAGGAGcttcaaaataaatcaataaaagccACATACgtcctgttttttatttattattattattcatatctgGTAAGTGTCAGATCAGTGTTTGATGACCATGTTCACCTCTGAATTCTGAGCCAACTGGCTGTTTTTTCCAGCTTTGTTTCAGTATATTCTTTGAGatcaagagaaagaaaaaactCAGATAAATGATGACACGGTTTTTActaatgtaagtggattgaacataaaacatttaagttgtctccaaaaaaaaactccagatttttggtgtttcagctcattttaagctCAGAAACTCGCTGATGTCGCCATTTTTATTTTGtgagtgaactgcccctttaaatatGCCGTTATCACATataaaacagcacaaaaacaaGATGACCACATTGCAGGATTTTATTTGTCTCTTCATTGattacaactttaaaatatttagtttctaCATCATCtcacacatttaaaacaaaaatataaagtcAGGAGcttcaaaataaatcaataaaagacACAGAAgtcctgttttttatttattattattattaatttctggTAAATGTCAGATCAGTGTTTGATGACCATGTTCACCTCTGAATTCTGAGCCAACTGGCTGTTTTTTCCAGCTTTTTTCAGTATATTCTTTGTGattaagagaaagaaaaaaatgatgacacgttttttacaaatttaagtaaactgaacataaaacaaaatcaagttgtctccaaaaaaaaaacctccagaTTTTTGGTGTTTCAGCTAATTTTGAGGCTCGGAAACTCATGGAAATGATGTCgccatttttattttgtgtgtgaactgcccctttaaatatGCCATTATCACATATAATACAGCACGAAAACCAGATGACCACATTTCAGGATTTTATTTGTCTCTTCATTGattacaactttaaaatatttagtttctaCATCATCtcacacatttaaaacaacaatataaagtCAACAGCTTCAAAAGCCAAAGGAGTCTCGTTTGTTAATTCAGTTTCTTGCTGTAAATGTCAGATCAGTGTTTGATGACCATGTTTCCCTCTGAATCCTGAGTAAAGAGCATCTCTGCGTCTGACTCTTCATCCTGACTGCTCCTGTAATCTGCAGGCTGTAGATCTGCGCTCTCTAAACACTGATCACGGTGAGCGATCACACAGAAACCTTCAGAATCCTGAGTAAACATCGACGAAACACTCTCTTCCTTACACGGATTACTGGGCGGACATCTGTATTTCCCCTTTAATCTGCATTTGGATGGACTGGAGATTGATTTATGCTTGAAAGGAGAGGATGGAGTGTTTTTAACAGGCGAGCTGTTCTCTTTTCCCATTCGTTTCAATGGAGATGCTTTCGTTTTTGGCTCTTTATGAAGATTTGCATGTGGTTTGTGTTCATTTACAGATCTGGATGTTAAGATGGACGTCCTAAATGAGGATTTTTGATCTCTTAGATGTTCGTTTATAGGACTTGGAGACTGAACGACGTGTCCATGGTGTGGATTTTCAGGATTCATCTGATTTGTATATACGTTTTCAGCATCTTGATCACTGTATTCTTCAGTGTCTGATTTATTTTGGTCAGTGTGATAAGAAATGAGTCTCCTTTTTCCAGGCGGTTGTTCTTCTTCCGGATCTTCTCCGTTTATGAAATGAAGAAAGCGCTGATGGTTATTATCACTGGCTGATGTTTCTTCTGAATCTCCATCATCTGATGTGTGAATGATCGAGTCAATTGATGGATCCAAACTGATGGCGTGTTTTCGCTTGGTGCTGGTGTTTGTCTCAGGGTTACAGTCTGAGCAAATACATGGTCATTTAACAGTGTATTATGGCATGATAAGGGTTAAATACTAGATCAGATTTCATAAACATAGAAATCACACTGCATGAAGAATAAATTGACAATTGTAACCAGGACACTTTAAGATACTATAGAAAATTGTGAATGTGTATTACACTATTATTACACTATTATAtgtaattatcatttttattgtgtaattataatttataattaaaagtttaataataaaaattaaataaaaagatggatggatggatggatggatggatggaatgatagaaaaATAGAcaggatggatatatggatggatggatggatggatagaatgacaaacagacggatggatggatggatggatggatggatggatggatggaatggaatAACGTAAATAGAAAGATAGAAAAACAAACAGGGCAGATGAATGGATAGCTAGaatgacagatggacagatggatagaacaGTGGagggatgaatagatagatagatggatggatggatggaatggaatAACGTAAATAGAAAGATCGAAAAACAAACAGGGCAGATGAATGGATAGCTagaatgacagatggatggatggatagaacagtggagggatgaatagatggatggatggatggatggatggatggaatggtaGAAAAATAGAcaggatggatatatggatgaatggatagaatgacaaacagacagacggatggatggaatggaATAACAGGTaaatagaaaaatagaaaaataaacagacaagaaaaatgaatggatagctagaatgacagatagatggatgatggatggatagaacaatggatgaatgaaaaaataGACGGATGGGTGGATAAAACAGTGgagggatagatagatggatggatggatggatggatggatggatggatggatggatggatggatggatggatggatggatggatggatggatggatggatggatggatggatggatagatagatagatagatagatagatagatagatagatagatagatagatagatagatagatagatagatggatagatggatggatggatagatggagggatggatggaggaatggatggagggatggatggaatgacaggtaaatataaaaatagacaggatggatggatagacagattgaCAAGTAAATAAAACGAtagaaaaatagacagacaggATAGATGGCTGGCTAGAATgatatatgtatgtatggatggatggatagaacaccagacagacagatggatggatggatagaacaatggatgaatgaatagataaattgacaggtagatagacagacacacatacggatggatggatatagatagatggatggatggatggatggatggatgaatggatatagacagacagacagacagacggatggatggatggacagattgacaagtaaataaaacaatagaaaaatagacagacaggatggatggatagaacaatggatgaCTGAATAGACATAATGACAGGTAGATAGACACAgtcagacagatggatggatggatggataaagatagctggatgaatggatggaagaaaTTACAGGTAAATAAAAAGATAGAAaaatagacagaaagacaggacaaatggttggatggatagctagaatgatagatagaacgacagatagatggatgatggatggatagatagaatgacaggtagtaaacagacagagatagatggatggaatggcAGGTAAATAGAATGACAGAAAAATAGacaggatggatggacagattcaCCAGTAAATAGAACAAAAAATAAGACagacaggatggatggatagacaagtAAATAGAACAATAgagatatagacagacagacagaacagatggatagaacaatggatgaatggttagacagatagacagacagataaatacatacatacacacctcTGGGTTTGGGAGagaagaatgttgatatggtgcTCTGTCTGGTGACGGGCATGTTGAGTTTGGTCTGAGTGAAGCTCATCAGGGCCACATTGTAGAGTCCTGATCCAGACAGAGGAGATCGGAATCTGGAGGCCGGACGGGTCAGCTGTTTCTGTACAAACACAACATTAATCACAACAAAGTTACAGATTGTGCGAAAGATGCTTATACGTCaccatactgaaataaaagtctgcagTAACTCCCAGTTCAAAATGTCCCAGTCGATGAATAAgagttattttctttaaaaaagtaacattaaaacTGCAATATTTTTTAACCACAAAAGTTTGCATCCCAGATAAAGAGCATTATGGCATTCATGATTAAGTATAAAGCCTTTTGTTATTACTATTGTCAATCCATTTGCTAGGTTACTCTTCATGGATCATTGAAAGCCCTTTAAAACTAAACTTAACTGTAGTTTGAACCGCAGACCACCATAGAAATCCACTGTACAGAACAAAATACCCAATTTCCCCCCCTAAAACACCTTCACTTCTTTCAGACTGAACACTGGATCATGTTGAATGGCAAATGGGTGAGTAACTGCTATAGCAAACCAGGACAGTCTCATTCTGCAAGTGTTATTTCTTTACGTTACATGTAGTATTATGGACTGTGTGTAACAATAGCACAGATTGTCTGACCTGTTGTTTCTTTTCTTTGAGCTCTTTCGTGTCCAGCCATATTCCGCACTCCTCTTCTCTATTAGCCGCGGGCTTCACTTTACTGCTCCTCACAGACTTCATTCTGTGTTTACAAAGCACACACACGCCCAAATTAACCAGACCAAGGCGAATAATTAAATCTGACGCTTACAGTCTCATAATAAACGACGTAAACAGTCGATATTAGcgtttatattgtatttttgacAGTTTTTCGAGCTGTTGTTTTCACTGCTTCTTTCTTGTCAAATGATTCCCGCGCGGATTCAAAGACACCGTCGGGTTGCCAAGTATTTGTGAACTATTAGGTATTAGCTCTTTACGAATAACAGATCTGGTCTAAACAATGAActctgttgttttttattaatatgtattaagTTGTATTAACATGTTATTATATCATAATGTACCTATATGCAACTAATTACAATTAGTAAAGTGGAGAGAGTGTGGTATTGAGGGATGGATGAAGGGACCTGGCAACCCTCTCAATGAAAAAGTACTCATAAATGTTAGTTTTATTCTAATATTGAAcgtaacaataaataattatttgattaatttcgTGTTTGGAATTACAAATAACTATTTAATTTGCATTCAATAACTATttgtaatgaataataaaaagcaGGACGTTACGAAATCATCCGGCGACGTCACGTCAGCTTTTGGGTGACGTCAATATAAGGGTGAGTGAGTTGTCTTTTTCCTGGTGCGTTTTTGCTAAAAGCGCCTCTATTGTTTCAGAAATGCGTAGCTTTTTAATCGATACGACGTTATATGTGTGTACAAGATGAGATTAAACGAGAGAAAAGAACATCCTGTGTAGATATACAGCGGAATTCAAGTCAAATCTGAGCTAGCTTTCTGAGCTAGCATCGCTTTTTGTTTGTCAGGAAGTAAACAAAACACAATCGCTTGTTTTAGCTACTAACTTACTGTTAAGATTCAATGTATATCTGGATTCAAACAATccttttaatctttaaaatcaataaaattaatcacacATGTCTGTTTGTCCCTAAGCTTGAACAGTATTTCCATAGCCACACTGTATGATAACAAAAATAGatcagtaaatgtttatttaatatcatttattcattcttttaactgataataatgataacataatAATGAGcttgttgttttatatatatgattaattTGTAGGTCATCATGTTTCATGGAATACCTGCATCTGGAGTGATGGGAGGAGGTGAGGCAGAAAATCTCTTTTTagtctcatttattttattttttgtctcgtATTTGATTTTATATCTGCATTTTCCATCTCCATTTAAACAGCTCCTGCCAACAAGCCAGAACTGTATGAGGTAAAATGTTACGTTTTGCACACATACTTTGTAATAACACATTCGTGTGTTGTTATTAGTGGTGCAaaggatcacaaatctcacagttcagATCGCATTATGGTTTTTTAGTCATGAATTGGACCATTTTTATTGTATTAGCTGAAAAGtgaaggagacaaatgtaatttgctttccatttattacaaaaacagcactgcaagacagCAGACAGGTTAGCgcactgacatatggtgcagtagcacttcagggtGTCCCGTGTTCGAATCCTGGCTCAAGGACATTTCCTGACCCTACCCCCTCTCTTTCCCAGTTCTTTTCCTGTCTAAAATACTGACCTATCCTCTCGATAAAGGCAAAAAAGccaaaactaaatctaaaaaaataaataactaaataaattgtaaattgtaaaatattcagtactgtgaaaaatgatACTACTGTACTACTACTGTTGCAGACAACGCTAAATGTAGAAATTTAACATGtacaattcatatttatatttattctcattttcaataaatgaagagttcagatgaaaAAAACTTCTAAGTGCCATCTTAAATTTCCAtcgaaaattaacatttttctcagcctcctttgattatgttgagatatttcactttaaagaccaggaaaggGACtttttctttgccataaaagtgatgttACTAAACATGCATATCAGAGCCTGATTAAAAactagaggtttttgcatttaaaccctttaaatgattcagttatttacTCCTTAAACTTCACGTTTATTGCTGGATGATAATTTTTTGAAGAATTATGCAGCGGCATATGTTTGATAGCTGGTTGTCTCCACCTATTGgttaatgtaattgctgcctacaactttcatttttgagcgtcaggttaaatgcatatgactgtgatattaatctttaccataaacatcagtggtttgaTCTAAACTACAAACTGTTCtctcagtacttctgtgttattgtCTGGTTGTAACTTTATtgctaactcaaaagactaaagactgaatctcttaaGATTAATAAACGTATGCAAATCCCTATCATTTATAATTGacgttgcgtgggtgttgagatctcgATCTTTAAATGATTAATCGTATtgtttacactgaatgcattaatgcaggctaaacatgtagtgacagaaaacacctttaatgaaagccaccacatcccgaataaccctCCACAACTTTATCCATCATTATTAAATTTTACAGagaagcctaaatgctttcatacatgtgatttgaataatGCTAGAGGCGCTCTCTCTGtgattgttacaaatttaggacTAATCTCCcaatgaaaaatgtattaatccGCAGGCCACGTGTGTTTTGAACTGTGGTTTGTGATCTTTATGAATCACAGATCAATCGTGATCCGTTGAACCCctagttgttattattttattatttttcttaaagtGATTTTACTTTCTCTGTTACAGGAAGTGAAGTTGTACAAAAATGCCAGAGAAAGGGAAAAGTGAGTTTAATTTAGTTTGCGAATTTGAGCTTCCTTCTCATTGCTATATTttcatgggtaacactttacacttTAATAAGTTAGTATGAGATACTGTCAGTTCatgcatttactgacatgaacaaacaatgagtaATACATTCATTAGTGTTTATTCAGCTTTGCTTGTAAATGAAAATGAAgatgttcattgttagtttattttaattcgctgtacattaactgatgttaacaaacaggaatttggattttaattaaACAGTTCATATaagtaaacacattaactaatgaatccctattgtaaagtgtgacccaaaatgAAGATATGTTGAATGTTAAAGCGTGGTTTGGTTgcttttaatgtttttcttttttacttcgCTTTGAAAGGTATGACAACATGGCAGAGCTGTTTGCTGTTGTCAAAACACTCCAGGCCCTGGAAAAGGCCTACATTAAAGACTGCGTGACTCCAAATGAGTGAGTTCAACTTTATTTAATGGATATTTTAAGACGGCTGTTTATATAAACCGGCATAAAGCTGCTTTGTTTGCTAGTGAGTTTTGCTGTGCTTTATAGTCataatacacttcattgaacatatacacataacttttttttttttatgtttttaatgacaCTATTCCTATtttactatataactgcaggttaactgttatatataaatatatatatatatacacacacacacacacacacacacacatacatacatacagttgaggtcagaattattagccccccctgtttatttttttccccaatttctgtttaacgaagagaagatctttttaacacatttcttatcataatagtttgttctgtagactatcaagaaatattttagcttaaaggggctaataattttgaccttaaaatagtgtttaaaaaattaataacgcgttttattctagacaaaattaaataaataagactttctctagaagaaaaaatattatcagacatactgtgaaaattcccttgctctgttaaacatcatttgggaaatatataaaaaaagtaaatatttaaagggggataataattctgacttcaactgtgtgagtgtgaatatatatatatatatatatatacatacacatatacatatatacacacacacacacatatatatatatatatatatatatatatatatataaacaaatgtcacagtgctaaccactgagccaccgtgcttcCCATTATTgatatgataataaataatatttgcgTTGTTTTTGCAGGTACACAGGAGCATGCTCCAGATTGCTTGTCCAGTATAAGGCTGCTTTCAAACAAGTCCAGGGGTCAGATGTGGGCTCCATCGACGACTTTTGTCGGAAATACAGGGTATAACTATTTACTGATGCGTAACTCTAAACATGCTTCTCTTAACTAGTTTAGTATATTACATAAAATTGTTTTGTGAAAAAATGTTTTCAAGGATCAAACTAATCAAAATAGTTAAATGTTGCTGTAAAACAGATTAATTTTTTCTGTACATCAGAATGTGTTGCTTAAATGCCATAAAAGACTATTTTGAAAGATCAAAGATTGGCCCAAAAACACCTAATTAGCCATTTGTCATCATTAATTGTCATTATAATCATGCAAATAAATAAGTTTTGCCCATTTATAAACTTAGTACTTAGTAAACGTCTTAACGTAGTATGATCACTCATTCTTTTTGCATTAGTAAGagtaaatggtcacactttacaataattttcattagttaatgtattcactaacattaactaattatcaACATTtcttgtacagtatttattaatgataataatgcattATCCTACATCCaaatgcatgcttgttaacattaatgtattGTCAATAACTAAAGTtaactaacaggaacaaatactgtaataaaggcattgttcattgtttgttcatgttagtaaatgcattaactaatacaacctcattgtaaagtgttgcaAAGTACTTTATATGACATTTTTTGCATGAAtaagttatttgaaacattaaagtatATGATTTACTTGCTTTAatatgctttataaataaataaaatcactttttttggATTTTTAATTTTGAAGCAAACAGCAAAATAGCATTGATCCTagacattatcatttaaatattgagttattaaaaataaaacttaactATAAATCACATACAGATGGCCAAATTATGTTTGAAAGTTATGCAGTTtatattaaaactgttttatttaccgtattacaaaccattaactaatgctgcaagctcaataaactactaattaacaGTTTATCAATAGTTA containing:
- the aunip gene encoding aurora kinase A- and ninein-interacting protein, translating into MKSVRSSKVKPAANREEECGIWLDTKELKEKKQQKQLTRPASRFRSPLSGSGLYNVALMSFTQTKLNMPVTRQSTISTFFSPKPRDCNPETNTSTKRKHAISLDPSIDSIIHTSDDGDSEETSASDNNHQRFLHFINGEDPEEEQPPGKRRLISYHTDQNKSDTEEYSDQDAENVYTNQMNPENPHHGHVVQSPSPINEHLRDQKSSFRTSILTSRSVNEHKPHANLHKEPKTKASPLKRMGKENSSPVKNTPSSPFKHKSISSPSKCRLKGKYRCPPSNPCKEESVSSMFTQDSEGFCVIAHRDQCLESADLQPADYRSSQDEESDAEMLFTQDSEGNMVIKH